The genomic window CCTGCATCAAAATATATTCCATCAGGAAGGGCCCTTCTGATCTCCTCTTTTGATTCATAAACCCCGCCCTTTTCCAGCCATTTTTCCGCCTCTTCCAAGGTTTTAAATGATTTATATCTGGACTTCCCGGCTTGAGTGTAGCTTTTACACTCTTCCCAGGAATGAGTGATGCCACTTTCCTGAGTATCCACCATATAATAAGCATAAAACTTCTTGCTTTTTTTTGTTTTAGGTTTATTCTGTGGATTTTCAAGCCACAGTTTTGCCTGATCTTTATCTTCAAAGGATCTATAGAGGGCCTTTTTTCCCAGGACTATTTTTTTGCACTGGTCCCAGGTATCGCAAGTCCCCTTTTCATTATTAGATTCTAAGAGATATGCATAGATTTTTTTCCCCATATTTACCTCCAATCATTATGTAAACAATTATAAAACAATAAGAAGTAAAAGTAAATTTAAAAGATTTTAAATTTTTAGTTAAATTAGTTCAACTATATTTTTGAGGTGATTTTATAATGACTTTTTACAAGTAAATCATCCAATATTTCTGTCTCAACTTTATCAAATCGAATTGGTTTTTCCAATTTTCCAAATAGAGGAATTCCCGCTCCCAGTAAAATCGGAATACGCGTAATTATCATTTCATCAATTAAGCCCTCTTTTAAGAAACTTTGAATTGTTTTTCCTCCATCAATATATAGATTAACAAATCCCATTTTATTTATATCAGCGACAACAGTTTTAACATCACCAGTTATAATTTTAACTTTTTCAGTCAAGTTTCCTGGAACTTTTTTTAACTTATTGCTAAAAACAAATACTTTTTTTTCATAGGGCCATTGACCAAAAGATAAAACTTTTTCAAAAGTGTTTCTTCCCATAACAATTGCATCAATTTTTTGAATGAAGGCATTGAAACCATAATCGCTATTATTGGGGTTGGGAATGTCAGAGAGCCATTCGATACCCCCATCTTCAGTGGCAATATAACCGTCTAGTGAGGTTGCTATATAAACATAATTTGACATAATACTCCTCCTTTATTTTTTATATTTGATATTATAGACCATAAAGCGACGTTGTGGTCAAGATGTGGTTTTTATAGAGATTAAAATTGTAATCTGTGAAGTAGCTAAAAGTTTTTTTAGAAACAGAAGCAGGTTTTTTTCAATTATTTAAAAAATCAAACAACACCCCATCTTATGACTAAAATCTTTGCAGCCATGAATTCCCCAGTGGAAATAAATCTAGGACTACAGCTCAAAAGACAGCTTTTAGCCATAACAAGGATTATACTATAAATCAGTTCAAAATTTTTTTAAACGGTGAGTCTGTTTTCAAATAACACATATTTATCAGCAACTTCTGGATAAAGAATTGTCAAGTAATTTGGACTTACAAAAAAATATTGCAAAAGTTTGATATTTGTGATAGAATTTATTTCGAAATTAAGAAGTTTTTTAAGGAAGGTGAGAGGTCGATGAGAAAAGGAATTCATCCTAATTATCATGTAGTTACTGTTGATTGCACATGTGGAGAAAGATTTGAAACTAGATCTACTTTTTCAAAAGGTGATGAAATCAAAATAGCTGTATGTTCTAAGTGTCATCCATTCTACACTGGTAAAGCGAAGTTTATCGACGCTGCTGGTAGAGTAGACAAGTTCAACAAAAAGTACGGAATGAAAAAATAAAAACAGGACTAAGGTCCTGTTTTTTTGTGTGGAGCATCCAAAAAAAATGGAGAAATAAAAATATATAAGGTTTTAGGAGGTCAAACCAATGGCTATAGTAGAAGTAAATCATCCGCTGATTCAGCACAAGCTAACTTTTTTGAGAAACAAAGACACAGACACAAAGACATTTAGAGAGACTCTAAATGAAATCGCAGGTCTTATGACTTATGAGGCTACAAAAGAGCTAAAGTTGGAGGAAACAGAGGTAGAAACTCCTTTGATGAAGACAAAGTCACATATTCTTCCAGACAAGGCAGTGGCAGTGGTTCCTATCTTAAGAGCCGGACTAGGAATGGTAGACGGGATATTAGCCCTTGTTCCAACTGCAAAAGTAGGACATATAGGTGTGTATAGGGACGAAGAGACACTAGAACCTGTATACTACTACTGTAAACTTCCTACAGACATAAGTGAGAGAAAGGTAATTCTTGTAGACCCTATGCTGGCAACAGGTGGATCTGCAATTTATGCCATAGATTATCTTAAGGAAAACGGTGTGACAGATATAACTTTCATGTGTCTTGTAGCTGCACCAGAAGGCCTTGCAAAAGTTATCAAAAAGCATCCAGATGTAGATATCTACGCTGCAAAAATCGACCAGGGACTAGATGAGAATGGATATATATATCCAGGTCTTGGAGACTGCGGAGACAGAATATTTGGAACTAAGTAATAAAAATCAATCTTTACCCATCAAAATGCCAACCAATTTTGGCATTTTGATGGGCTTTTTTATTTTTAAAAAGAGAGACAAATATTTTTATTATAAAGAAAAAGTAGGAGGAAGCCTCTAAAGTGCGTAGATAATTATTATGAAAAAATAAATAAAAATACACAGACAGTCTTACTACGATAAAACAGGAGGGTGTATGGAATTTCAAAGAAGCAGCGGGATAATAATGCATATAAGCTCTCTTCATGGAAGATACGGTATAGGAGATCTAGGAAGGTCTGCCTATGAATTTGTTGATTTTATGGCAGAAGCAGGGCAGAAACTTTGGCAAATTCTACCTATGGGACCTACTGGCTACGGAGATTCTCCATATCAATCTTTCTCAGCATTCGCAGGGAATCAATATTTCATAGACTTGGAGTCTCTTGTGGAAAAAGGGTTTATTCGAGAGAGAGATCTGACTCCACTAATAGAGGGGAATATAGATGGAAGTGTGGATTTTGGATTGATTCACAGAGAAAAAATGAGGATTTTGAGAAAAGCTTACGACACTTACCTTCAGATGGATCAGTGGGAAGGGATGGAAGATTTTAAAAAAAAATCTGAATACTGGATAGAGGACTACTGTCTCTTTATGGCATTAAAGAAAAGTTTTGGATATATACAGTGGCAAAAGTGGCCTAAAGACTATAGATATAAGAAAAAAGCTGTCATCAAAGAAACGGAGATGGATCTCTGTTATGAGATGGAATTTCAGCTTTTTCTTCAGTATATTTTTCATGAACAGTGGCATAAATTGAAAAAATATGCCAATTCCAAAAATGTAGAAATTATTGGGGACATTCCTATTTTTGTGGCTTCTGACAGCGTGGATTCATGGGCTAAAAACAGAATGTTTCTCTATGATAAGTACAAAAAACCAAAAAAATTATCAGGAGCACCGCCTGATATGTTTAGTAAGGATGGTCAATACTGGGGGAATCCCCTGTATGACTGGGATTACATGGAAAAAACGGGGTACAGATGGTGGCTAGAGAGAATAAGAGATTCTTTTAAATTGTATGATATTATAAGAATAGATCATTTCAGAGGATTTGAATCCTTTTGGACAGTGAGATACGGGAAAAAAACTGCAAGAAAAGGCCGTTGGGAAAAGGGACCTGGAATGAAACTCTTTGGAAGGATAAACAGAACTCTAGGAGATCTTCCTATAATAGCTGAAGATCTTGGGTTTCTAACTCCTAAGGTGAGGAAACTCCTGAAGGATAGCGGCTATCCCGGAATGAAAATACTTGAGTTTGCCTTTGACACCAATGAGGAAAATGAATATCTACCTCACAGATACCCGAAAAATTGTGTGGCTTACACAGGTACACATGACAATGACACGATTATTGGATGGTATAGAGGTCTAGATAGTTTTCACAAGGGGATCTGCGACAGATATCTGAAAAAAATGCCAGAGGTTGTGTCAGAAGAGATAAACTGGAAATGTATAGAGGCTATATGGAGCTCTAAGGCTGTCATGAGCATAACCCAAATGCAGGATGTGATAGGACTCGGAAGTGAGGCTAGAATGAATTTTCCTGCAACCTCTTGGGGTAACTGGAAGTGGAGAATTAAAAAAGAGGACTTGAACAGAGAAACAGCTCTGAGGCTAAAAAAAATAACTGAGAAATATAATCGATAAAATTTTTAACAATGGGGGTAAAAAATGTATTTAGATAAAGAGGAAATTATAGAGGGGATAAAAAGATATTTGAGGGTAGATTGGGGAAAATCTTTGAAAGAAGCAAAGGATTTTGAGATTTATCAGGCTCTGGCAAAGACGGTAATGGAGGGAATATCTGAAAACTGGGAAAAGACAACGTTAGAATACAGGAAGGGTAAACAGGCTTTTTATCTTTCTGCTGAATTTCTCATGGGAAGGGCTCTTGGAAATAATCTCATGAATATAGGGGCCCTTCATGAGGTGAAGGGTGTCCTAAAAGAACTAGGGATAGACTATAATCATATAGAGGAATCTGAAGACGATGCCGGGCTTGGAAACGGAGGACTTGGAAGACTTGCAGCCTGTTTTATGGACTCCTTGGCAACTCTAAACCTTCCGGGACAGGGTTATGGTATAAGATACAAGAACGGGATTTTTAGGCAGAAATTTGAGGATGGATTTCAGAAAGAGTACCCTGAGACATGGTTAAAATATGGAGATCCTTGGTCTGTCAGAAAATCAAGTGAAGAGGTCATTGTAGAGTTTGGAGACCAAAAAGTTAGGGCTGTACCATATGATTCCCCGATATTGGGGTATGGTACGGATAATGTAAATACACTTAGGCTGTGGGAGTCAGCACCTATAAATGATTTAGATTTAGATGCCTTTAATTCTCAGGATTATGAAAAGGCTGTGAAAGAAAAAAACTATGCCGAAAATATATCAAGGATACTTTATCCAAATGATTCTACCAATGAAGGGAAAAAACTTAGACTGAAGCAACAATATTTTTTTGCATCGGCTTCACTGCAGGATATCTTGAGAAATTTCAAAGAGATATATGGAAAAGATTTTGAGAAACTTATAGATTATGCAGCGATACAGCTAAACGACACCCACCCTGTGATTGCAATACCTGAGATGATGAGGCTCCTCTATGATGTAGAGGGTATAAGCTGGACAAGGTCATGGAACATAGTGGAAAATATTTTTTCCTATACAAACCATACAATTTTAAAAGAAGCCTTGGAAAAATGGTGGATAGAGATCTATAAAGAGGTGTTGCCTAGAATTTATGATATAACTTACAGAATCCATATCGAACTTCTTCAGTCTCTGGAAAAGGAATACCCTGAGGACAGGAAAAAGCATGAGAAAATGTCTGTTATCCAGGGAGATCTTATACATATGGCTTGGATGGCCATATATGGCTCTAAAACTATAAACGGAGTGGCAGAACTTCATACAGACTTACTTAAAAATCAGGAGCTGAAAGAGTGGTACAAACTTTATCCCAAAAAGTTTCAGAATAAAACCAACGGGATAACCCAGAGAAGATGGCTTCTTTTTTCAAATGAGGAACTTTCAAAGCTTATTACTAAGCTTATAGGAGATGAGTGGATAACGGATCTTTCAGAGCTAAAAAAACTCGAGAAGTATAAGGATGATGAAAAAACATTAGAAAGATTTCTCGAGATAAAAAACTTGAAAAAGAGGCAGCTTTCACATCACTTGAAAGAGGTCCAGGGAGTGGATATAGACACCAGCTCCATTTTTGATGTACAGGTAAAGAGATTTCATGAGTATAAAAGGCAGCTCCTCAATATATTTCATATAATGGATCTCTATAACAAGATAAAAGAGAACCCGAAGATGGACATTTACCCTGTTACCTATATTTTTGGTGGCAAGGCGGCTCCGGGATATTTTAGGGCGAAGGGTATAATAAAACTAATAAATGAGGTTGCAAAAGCTGTAAATAACGATCCTAGGGTAAAAGGAAGAATAAAGGTTGTTTTTGTGGAAAACTATAGGGTTTCTCTTGCAGAAAAGATATTCCCGGCGGCAGATGTGTCAGAGCAGATATCCACTGCCGGAAAAGAGGCATCGGGAACTGGCAATATGAAATTTATGATAAATGGT from uncultured Ilyobacter sp. includes these protein-coding regions:
- the rpmE gene encoding 50S ribosomal protein L31, with translation MRKGIHPNYHVVTVDCTCGERFETRSTFSKGDEIKIAVCSKCHPFYTGKAKFIDAAGRVDKFNKKYGMKK
- a CDS encoding glycogen/starch/alpha-glucan phosphorylase; protein product: MYLDKEEIIEGIKRYLRVDWGKSLKEAKDFEIYQALAKTVMEGISENWEKTTLEYRKGKQAFYLSAEFLMGRALGNNLMNIGALHEVKGVLKELGIDYNHIEESEDDAGLGNGGLGRLAACFMDSLATLNLPGQGYGIRYKNGIFRQKFEDGFQKEYPETWLKYGDPWSVRKSSEEVIVEFGDQKVRAVPYDSPILGYGTDNVNTLRLWESAPINDLDLDAFNSQDYEKAVKEKNYAENISRILYPNDSTNEGKKLRLKQQYFFASASLQDILRNFKEIYGKDFEKLIDYAAIQLNDTHPVIAIPEMMRLLYDVEGISWTRSWNIVENIFSYTNHTILKEALEKWWIEIYKEVLPRIYDITYRIHIELLQSLEKEYPEDRKKHEKMSVIQGDLIHMAWMAIYGSKTINGVAELHTDLLKNQELKEWYKLYPKKFQNKTNGITQRRWLLFSNEELSKLITKLIGDEWITDLSELKKLEKYKDDEKTLERFLEIKNLKKRQLSHHLKEVQGVDIDTSSIFDVQVKRFHEYKRQLLNIFHIMDLYNKIKENPKMDIYPVTYIFGGKAAPGYFRAKGIIKLINEVAKAVNNDPRVKGRIKVVFVENYRVSLAEKIFPAADVSEQISTAGKEASGTGNMKFMINGALTLGTLDGANVEIAQEAGIENSYIFGLKVEDINDLKEKGYNPTEEYESVEGLKKVVDSLIDGTYSDGGTGMFQELYDSLLKGASWHRPDQYFVLKDFAEYREIQRKVNIEYRDRREWARKAWLNITNGGKFSSDRTIAQYAKEIWSIETKKI
- a CDS encoding dihydrofolate reductase family protein; amino-acid sequence: MSNYVYIATSLDGYIATEDGGIEWLSDIPNPNNSDYGFNAFIQKIDAIVMGRNTFEKVLSFGQWPYEKKVFVFSNKLKKVPGNLTEKVKIITGDVKTVVADINKMGFVNLYIDGGKTIQSFLKEGLIDEMIITRIPILLGAGIPLFGKLEKPIRFDKVETEILDDLLVKSHYKITSKI
- the malQ gene encoding 4-alpha-glucanotransferase, with amino-acid sequence MEFQRSSGIIMHISSLHGRYGIGDLGRSAYEFVDFMAEAGQKLWQILPMGPTGYGDSPYQSFSAFAGNQYFIDLESLVEKGFIRERDLTPLIEGNIDGSVDFGLIHREKMRILRKAYDTYLQMDQWEGMEDFKKKSEYWIEDYCLFMALKKSFGYIQWQKWPKDYRYKKKAVIKETEMDLCYEMEFQLFLQYIFHEQWHKLKKYANSKNVEIIGDIPIFVASDSVDSWAKNRMFLYDKYKKPKKLSGAPPDMFSKDGQYWGNPLYDWDYMEKTGYRWWLERIRDSFKLYDIIRIDHFRGFESFWTVRYGKKTARKGRWEKGPGMKLFGRINRTLGDLPIIAEDLGFLTPKVRKLLKDSGYPGMKILEFAFDTNEENEYLPHRYPKNCVAYTGTHDNDTIIGWYRGLDSFHKGICDRYLKKMPEVVSEEINWKCIEAIWSSKAVMSITQMQDVIGLGSEARMNFPATSWGNWKWRIKKEDLNRETALRLKKITEKYNR
- the upp gene encoding uracil phosphoribosyltransferase; the protein is MAIVEVNHPLIQHKLTFLRNKDTDTKTFRETLNEIAGLMTYEATKELKLEETEVETPLMKTKSHILPDKAVAVVPILRAGLGMVDGILALVPTAKVGHIGVYRDEETLEPVYYYCKLPTDISERKVILVDPMLATGGSAIYAIDYLKENGVTDITFMCLVAAPEGLAKVIKKHPDVDIYAAKIDQGLDENGYIYPGLGDCGDRIFGTK
- a CDS encoding viroplasmin family protein is translated as MGKKIYAYLLESNNEKGTCDTWDQCKKIVLGKKALYRSFEDKDQAKLWLENPQNKPKTKKSKKFYAYYMVDTQESGITHSWEECKSYTQAGKSRYKSFKTLEEAEKWLEKGGVYESKEEIRRALPDGIYFDAGTGRGIGVEVRVTDKMGNSILDQCIPSKKITSHGNYLTEEGMTNNFGELLGLYCAMKIALKENIRNIYGDSNLVIYFWSKGIIKRQDQKEETLKLVDLVIELRKKYESLGGKIEYISGDINPADLGFHR